One region of Niallia sp. Man26 genomic DNA includes:
- the sda gene encoding sporulation histidine kinase inhibitor Sda, with amino-acid sequence MSSLRLLSNQSLLLAYRHALRLQLDPAFTIMLKQEIKRRRLIRIVYKENEKFLSEQPKKGKI; translated from the coding sequence ATGTCTTCCTTGAGACTCTTAAGTAATCAATCCTTGCTTCTCGCCTATCGGCATGCCCTTCGTTTACAGCTTGATCCAGCATTTACAATAATGCTTAAACAGGAAATAAAAAGGCGAAGACTTATCCGTATCGTCTATAAAGAAAACGAGAAATTTCTCTCTGAGCAACCTAAAAAAGGGAAAATCTAA
- a CDS encoding GNAT family N-acetyltransferase — translation MHLIEIRRPLETDRKELQHFFDIMLKSTFDKNGIANLVEDRQMELQEKQDQLNEDFASGGKKRYFLLATDKATGDLLGCIAYGPVSALIVRETKGEFTDMLEVGTAFVHPDHQNKGIGTLLLQAILEVLKSKGIKEYCLDSGYQLAQKVWTKKLGSPYLLLEDYWGEGAHHMIWRRQMDK, via the coding sequence ATGCATTTAATAGAAATAAGACGGCCGCTCGAGACAGACCGAAAAGAACTGCAGCATTTTTTTGATATCATGCTCAAAAGCACGTTTGATAAGAATGGTATTGCCAATCTTGTCGAGGACAGACAAATGGAGCTTCAGGAAAAGCAGGACCAGCTTAACGAAGATTTTGCGAGCGGCGGAAAGAAGCGATATTTTTTATTGGCAACTGATAAAGCTACTGGAGACTTGCTCGGCTGCATTGCATATGGCCCTGTAAGTGCATTAATAGTAAGAGAAACAAAGGGAGAATTCACTGATATGTTGGAGGTGGGCACAGCGTTTGTTCATCCAGACCATCAGAACAAAGGGATTGGCACACTGCTTTTGCAGGCAATCCTCGAAGTCTTAAAAAGCAAGGGAATAAAAGAATATTGCTTGGACAGCGGCTATCAGCTCGCTCAAAAAGTATGGACGAAAAAACTTGGCAGTCCATACTTATTGTTAGAAGATTATTGGGGAGAGGGAGCGCATCATATGATTTGGCGCAGGCAAATGGATAAGTGA
- a CDS encoding ABC transporter permease, with the protein MNKKWYVKLAVTNIKTNGLMFRPYLFTCMVIIALFYTINSLVNAHALKSISGGNFTIDVMKFGSLLFTVLSLFFLMYANSFIFKKRKKEMGLYNLLGLEKKHIRKILILETALIALFTMIGGIAVGLVLNQAVGIAMSAMMKVPLTVSMISIPALLKTIGIFIMVFSIILVFNLKQIHSVSVIELMKGAQIGEREPKAKLVLAVLGGVLLFSGYLLSFTVKDPKLDISAMITAIVLVVAATYLLFIAASIVLLKMLRKKNSIYYNKNNFTLISTMIFRMKQNAVGLANIAVLSTATLIVMTTTISLYLGVNTMLNNSFQFDVSITNPAENIPEQQQLQTFIDNNKNRYDVDTTSAASYRGGQFAADLTGDGKEDFFLILPLEDFNTLTNEDISLAADEVMLLKDKETAGLQSINLNEESFKVKSMVEDLPIDTALADSVDRNWIYVIAPLTGEFAQTLDLENSLTMYQDFNLQGDADAVNDFSHAIAEEADKIGYLDVEAKSIYKESLLVRFGGLLFLGIFISAILVAETALMIFYKQISEGYDDRNRFAIMKKVGMSEAEIMKTIRKQTLIMFFAPLTVALLHLGAGLPLVTKIIGIAAMDNWLVVLGSGLFAAIIFTVIYGATYLFTEKSYKKIIKH; encoded by the coding sequence ATGAATAAAAAATGGTATGTGAAATTAGCGGTAACGAACATCAAAACCAATGGCTTAATGTTTCGGCCCTATCTATTTACTTGCATGGTCATTATAGCCCTGTTTTATACCATTAACAGCCTGGTCAATGCTCATGCGCTGAAATCCATTTCAGGCGGGAACTTTACCATCGACGTGATGAAGTTTGGCAGTTTATTGTTTACCGTACTATCTCTGTTCTTTTTGATGTATGCCAACAGCTTTATATTTAAGAAACGAAAGAAGGAAATGGGTTTATATAATTTATTAGGTTTGGAGAAAAAGCATATTCGAAAAATATTAATACTAGAAACTGCGCTTATTGCACTATTCACAATGATAGGTGGTATTGCAGTTGGTCTAGTATTAAATCAAGCTGTCGGCATAGCTATGTCCGCCATGATGAAGGTCCCGTTAACAGTCAGTATGATTTCTATACCTGCCTTATTAAAAACGATTGGCATATTTATAATGGTCTTTTCCATTATCCTGGTCTTTAACTTAAAGCAGATTCACTCTGTTTCAGTGATTGAATTAATGAAAGGGGCCCAAATAGGGGAGCGGGAACCGAAGGCGAAGCTTGTGCTGGCAGTGCTTGGTGGTGTCCTCTTATTCTCAGGATATCTTCTATCATTTACTGTTAAAGACCCAAAATTAGATATAAGTGCGATGATTACAGCAATAGTCCTTGTTGTGGCAGCAACGTACTTGCTTTTTATTGCGGCAAGTATTGTTCTCCTTAAAATGCTGCGCAAAAAGAATAGCATTTATTATAACAAAAACAATTTTACCCTCATTTCAACCATGATTTTTCGGATGAAACAAAATGCGGTCGGATTAGCAAATATTGCTGTGTTAAGCACGGCGACCTTAATTGTTATGACAACTACCATTTCCTTATATTTAGGTGTTAATACGATGCTGAACAATAGCTTTCAGTTCGATGTATCCATTACAAATCCGGCAGAAAACATCCCTGAGCAGCAGCAGCTGCAAACATTTATCGATAACAATAAAAATCGTTATGATGTTGACACTACATCTGCTGCATCATACCGCGGAGGACAGTTTGCTGCTGATTTAACAGGAGATGGAAAGGAAGACTTCTTTCTTATTTTGCCGTTAGAAGATTTTAATACACTAACAAACGAGGATATTTCGCTAGCTGCAGATGAAGTAATGCTTTTAAAAGATAAAGAGACTGCAGGATTACAAAGCATCAACCTAAACGAAGAATCATTTAAAGTGAAAAGTATGGTTGAAGATTTGCCAATTGATACAGCCCTTGCTGACAGTGTTGATCGCAATTGGATTTACGTCATTGCTCCGTTAACTGGTGAATTTGCGCAAACACTAGATTTGGAAAACTCACTTACTATGTATCAAGACTTTAACTTACAGGGGGATGCAGACGCAGTGAATGATTTTTCCCATGCGATTGCAGAGGAGGCCGACAAAATTGGCTATTTGGATGTAGAAGCAAAGTCAATTTACAAAGAATCACTGTTAGTTCGTTTTGGCGGATTGCTGTTTTTAGGAATTTTTATTAGTGCGATTTTAGTTGCCGAGACAGCGTTAATGATTTTCTATAAGCAAATTTCAGAAGGCTATGACGATCGAAATCGCTTTGCCATTATGAAAAAAGTAGGCATGAGTGAAGCAGAAATTATGAAAACCATTAGAAAGCAAACACTGATTATGTTTTTTGCCCCACTCACCGTAGCACTACTTCATTTAGGAGCCGGTTTGCCGCTTGTAACAAAAATCATTGGTATCGCTGCAATGGATAATTGGCTTGTTGTGTTAGGCAGCGGATTATTTGCAGCAATCATTTTTACAGTCATTTATGGTGCAACCTATCTATTCACCGAAAAAAGCTATAAAAAAATCATTAAGCACTAA
- a CDS encoding NAD(P)H-binding protein, with protein sequence MKKALVAGATGGMGYALVQELRRRNIEVIAFARGEQKLKELFNNMPGVAVRAGDALLEKDIIHAADGADVLFHAISFPYQEWETTHPLALKNMLRAAKGQEAKFALVDNIYAYGRQTDSPIDEAAKKEPHTKKGSIRLEMENVIKTSGVPYLIVHMPDFYGPNAGNTVLNETLKNVALNKTANFIGSPSLAKEFLFTEDGAKAMIELALRENAYNQNWNIPGVSPITGNEMKELLQTEWNYSKNFRTVSKTMIKFMALFNPFMKELIEMMYLYEQPVLLSGKKYEEQIGPLARTSYKQGIKITLDYMKSNR encoded by the coding sequence ATGAAAAAAGCGTTAGTAGCAGGAGCAACAGGTGGAATGGGGTATGCACTCGTACAAGAGCTTAGACGCAGAAATATTGAAGTAATTGCCTTTGCCAGAGGCGAGCAAAAGCTTAAAGAACTATTTAACAATATGCCAGGTGTAGCGGTGCGAGCAGGGGATGCTTTATTGGAGAAAGATATCATTCATGCAGCAGACGGTGCTGATGTGTTGTTCCATGCTATTAGCTTCCCTTATCAAGAATGGGAGACGACACATCCGCTCGCACTAAAAAACATGCTGAGAGCAGCAAAAGGTCAAGAAGCTAAATTTGCACTTGTTGATAACATCTACGCTTACGGCAGGCAAACAGACAGTCCGATAGATGAGGCTGCGAAAAAAGAACCGCATACGAAAAAAGGCAGTATTCGTCTGGAGATGGAGAATGTAATCAAGACGAGCGGTGTGCCATATCTGATCGTTCATATGCCGGATTTCTACGGACCAAATGCGGGAAATACAGTGCTTAATGAAACATTAAAAAACGTTGCCTTAAATAAAACCGCCAATTTTATCGGCTCTCCTTCACTAGCAAAGGAATTTCTGTTTACAGAAGACGGGGCAAAGGCAATGATAGAGCTTGCCTTACGGGAGAATGCTTACAATCAGAATTGGAATATTCCCGGCGTGTCCCCAATAACAGGCAATGAAATGAAAGAACTCCTACAAACGGAATGGAATTACAGCAAAAATTTTAGAACTGTATCAAAAACAATGATTAAGTTCATGGCTTTGTTTAATCCGTTCATGAAGGAATTGATTGAAATGATGTATCTGTACGAACAGCCAGTACTATTAAGCGGTAAAAAATATGAAGAACAAATTGGCCCGCTTGCGAGAACCTCTTACAAACAGGGCATAAAAATAACGTTGGACTACATGAAAAGCAATCGTTAA
- a CDS encoding TetR/AcrR family transcriptional regulator has product MSPRKAGTQELTRDIIVQKARSLFVEKGYQEVSMRSIAKELACSHGAIYYHFKNKAALFYAIVDEGFAVLNQLIEETLHGKEQDMKKLHKLMLRFIEFGLDNQSQYEMMFMQREREVDSLSREAANLSYEKFAKAIQALSANRLKLSGIWSAFLSLHGFVSHYHGVVGGFAEAKTAAEYHVQFLIQGLESHA; this is encoded by the coding sequence ATGTCGCCCAGAAAAGCAGGAACACAAGAATTAACGAGGGATATTATCGTGCAAAAGGCAAGGAGTCTGTTTGTGGAAAAAGGTTATCAAGAAGTTTCCATGCGCAGCATTGCAAAGGAGCTTGCCTGCAGTCACGGTGCTATCTACTATCATTTTAAAAATAAGGCAGCGCTTTTTTATGCAATAGTCGATGAAGGGTTTGCTGTATTAAATCAGCTTATTGAGGAAACGTTACATGGAAAGGAACAAGATATGAAAAAGCTGCACAAGCTGATGCTCAGATTTATTGAATTTGGCCTCGACAATCAAAGTCAATATGAAATGATGTTTATGCAGCGGGAGAGGGAAGTGGACAGTTTATCACGGGAAGCTGCCAATCTTTCTTATGAAAAGTTTGCTAAGGCTATTCAAGCTCTTTCAGCCAACAGGCTAAAGTTGAGCGGGATCTGGTCTGCATTTTTGTCACTTCATGGCTTTGTTTCCCATTATCACGGTGTTGTCGGTGGATTTGCAGAAGCAAAAACGGCTGCAGAATATCATGTGCAATTCCTTATACAAGGATTGGAAAGTCATGCATAG
- a CDS encoding ABC transporter ATP-binding protein yields the protein MEILKVQNVKKVYQSHKGAKVEALVDINFTVNKGEYIAIMGESGSGKSTLLNILASLDDVTRGEVLLEGVNYKQIQNDELAAFRRQHLGFVFQDFNLLDQFTLKDNIFLPLVLADHSVKEMNAKIKDLASILEIDHLLEKYPYEVSGGQQQRAAVARALITAPSLILADEPTGALDSRSAQELLNLFARFHQAGQTIIMVTHSVYAASKASRVLFIKDGKINSEIHKRDKNEDITQQIFDMQSAAIAQRSRSL from the coding sequence ATGGAAATTTTAAAGGTGCAAAATGTAAAAAAGGTTTATCAGTCTCACAAAGGTGCAAAGGTTGAGGCATTGGTTGATATTAACTTCACTGTAAATAAAGGAGAATATATTGCCATTATGGGAGAGTCAGGCTCAGGCAAATCAACACTCTTAAATATTTTAGCTTCTTTAGATGACGTTACAAGAGGGGAAGTACTGCTGGAGGGTGTGAACTACAAACAAATTCAAAATGATGAATTGGCAGCATTTCGCCGGCAGCATTTAGGGTTTGTGTTTCAGGATTTTAACTTATTAGATCAATTCACCTTAAAGGATAATATTTTTTTACCGCTAGTCCTTGCTGATCACTCTGTAAAAGAGATGAATGCAAAAATAAAGGATTTAGCAAGCATATTGGAAATTGATCATCTTTTAGAAAAATATCCGTACGAAGTTTCAGGAGGCCAGCAGCAGCGAGCTGCAGTTGCACGGGCGTTAATCACAGCCCCGAGCTTAATTTTAGCTGATGAACCGACTGGCGCACTCGATTCTCGTTCTGCACAGGAGCTGTTGAATTTGTTTGCAAGATTTCATCAAGCGGGCCAAACCATCATTATGGTGACACATAGTGTGTATGCAGCAAGTAAAGCAAGCCGTGTGCTGTTTATTAAAGACGGAAAAATCAACAGTGAGATCCATAAAAGAGATAAGAATGAAGATATAACCCAACAAATTTTTGACATGCAATCAGCAGCAATTGCACAAAGGAGCCGCAGCCTATGA
- a CDS encoding UV damage repair protein UvrX, with product MFDYTQFPNRSILCVDMKSFYASIIAVHEGLDPLTCHLAVVGNTDRTGSVVLAASPAMKRDFKIKTGSRLFEIPDDPKIKIFNPRMGLFVRVSTEITKLFFRYVPPSAVHTYSVDESFLDVTGLEKIWGTPEEIARQIQQDILLDFGLPSTIGIGPNMLMAKLCLDLSAKKTANGIASWTYEDIPEKLWPVSPLREMWGIGSRVEKTLHSMGIFSVGQLARYDLALLEKKFGIMGNQLYHHAWGIDLSEVGAPIMQGQISYGKSQVLLRDYKDESEIKSVILEICEEVAKRARAHHHAGRTISFSLAYSKEEFGGGFHRSRTIDKPTNITMDIYRVCLELMRENYNGQTVRQISLSLGKLEKDTEVQLDLFDTNSWKKRKIGYVVDSIRNRYGPASLLRAVSYTSGGTAKHRAKLLGGHIK from the coding sequence GTGTTTGATTATACTCAATTTCCAAACCGCTCGATTCTGTGCGTGGATATGAAAAGCTTTTACGCAAGCATTATCGCCGTTCATGAAGGCTTGGACCCCCTCACCTGCCATCTTGCAGTTGTCGGCAATACAGATCGCACAGGCAGTGTCGTCCTCGCAGCATCTCCTGCCATGAAACGAGATTTCAAAATTAAAACCGGCTCCAGGCTTTTCGAGATACCTGACGATCCAAAAATTAAAATTTTTAATCCGCGCATGGGCTTGTTTGTCCGTGTATCAACAGAGATTACGAAGCTGTTCTTCCGATATGTTCCGCCATCAGCCGTTCATACATACTCTGTGGACGAAAGCTTTCTGGATGTAACCGGCCTTGAGAAAATTTGGGGCACACCAGAGGAAATAGCGAGGCAAATCCAGCAGGATATCCTTTTAGATTTCGGCTTGCCGTCAACGATTGGCATCGGCCCTAACATGCTGATGGCAAAGCTTTGCCTTGATTTGTCTGCAAAAAAGACAGCGAACGGCATTGCAAGCTGGACGTATGAAGACATTCCAGAAAAGCTGTGGCCTGTTTCCCCGCTCCGGGAAATGTGGGGCATTGGCAGCCGTGTGGAAAAAACACTGCACAGTATGGGGATATTTTCTGTCGGTCAGCTTGCCCGCTATGATTTGGCCTTGTTGGAGAAAAAATTTGGCATAATGGGCAATCAGCTCTACCACCATGCTTGGGGAATTGATTTATCCGAAGTCGGTGCACCGATTATGCAGGGCCAGATCAGCTACGGAAAAAGCCAAGTTCTGCTGCGCGACTATAAGGATGAGAGCGAAATTAAATCGGTCATTCTGGAAATATGTGAAGAGGTGGCAAAAAGAGCGAGGGCACACCACCATGCAGGAAGAACTATCAGCTTTAGCCTGGCCTACAGCAAAGAGGAGTTCGGCGGCGGATTCCATCGGTCGCGGACAATTGACAAGCCGACTAATATCACGATGGATATATACCGTGTCTGCTTGGAGCTGATGCGGGAGAACTATAATGGCCAGACTGTGCGGCAAATCTCCCTTTCTCTCGGAAAGCTCGAGAAGGATACAGAGGTTCAGCTCGATTTATTTGATACAAACAGCTGGAAAAAGAGAAAAATCGGCTATGTGGTTGACAGTATCCGCAACCGTTACGGTCCTGCCTCCCTGCTGCGTGCTGTTTCCTACACCTCTGGCGGGACTGCCAAACATCGAGCCAAGCTTCTTGGCGGCCATATAAAATAA
- a CDS encoding AAA family ATPase — MFLKKISLLADSMPKSSYPFSIPALKNLRELELTNKVTFFIGENGSGKSTLLEAIADKCGFHTAGGGKNNYYEVHSANSDLGDYIRLSWMPKITNGFFLRAESFYHFATYQDELESDKLTRTNYRAYGGKSLLEQSHGESFLALFQNRFNGQAIYLLDEPEAALSPQRQLAFIRILYDLAEYEDCQFIIATHSPILLGYPNASILSFDDGEIKEIQYEDTDHYQLTKYFLQHRERMLSELLKDDE, encoded by the coding sequence ATGTTCCTAAAAAAAATCTCACTTCTGGCAGACAGCATGCCAAAAAGCAGCTATCCCTTTTCCATCCCAGCCCTTAAAAATTTACGGGAATTGGAATTAACCAATAAAGTAACCTTCTTTATCGGCGAGAATGGCTCAGGCAAATCGACATTGCTCGAAGCGATCGCCGATAAATGCGGCTTTCATACAGCAGGAGGCGGGAAAAACAATTATTATGAAGTGCATTCTGCTAACTCTGATTTAGGTGACTATATTCGGTTATCTTGGATGCCTAAAATTACAAACGGCTTTTTTCTGCGCGCTGAATCCTTTTACCATTTCGCGACATATCAAGATGAACTGGAAAGTGACAAATTAACGCGTACTAACTACCGGGCTTACGGCGGCAAATCTTTGCTTGAGCAATCACATGGCGAATCCTTTTTAGCTCTTTTTCAAAACCGCTTTAACGGGCAGGCCATCTATTTACTCGATGAGCCCGAAGCTGCGCTTTCACCGCAAAGACAATTAGCCTTTATCCGTATTCTTTATGATTTGGCTGAGTATGAAGATTGTCAGTTTATCATTGCTACACACTCCCCTATCCTGCTTGGATACCCAAACGCATCCATCCTAAGCTTCGACGATGGCGAAATAAAAGAAATACAGTATGAAGACACAGACCATTACCAGTTAACAAAGTATTTTTTACAGCACAGAGAAAGGATGCTAAGTGAACTGCTCAAAGACGATGAATAA
- a CDS encoding metallophosphoesterase, producing the protein MKKIKTAWIIIGVIILFLLGTIWSNSHVTVDKVTIAHNRLPAAFDNFKILQISDLKGKEFGNNQKKLVNVIKKQQYDAVVFTGDYISEEEENLQPLESLLKGMPKNNDMYYILGDKDGDNSTAALKKGDRFYDLFTKYNVKPLYPGMEIKKGGDSIWLKTNPYVGMNEVGAGDISSQLLEEKEAFEARLKEQQDPFTVEISHRATEIDYEDPYLHEYRTTTLNDADKEWRQWDVSLNGHTLGGQFKLPIIGPLYAPNFGLFPGKVNVTGVHTVDNHTQYINNGLGVSGPWFAQFRLFNTPSIGLITLKAK; encoded by the coding sequence GTGAAAAAAATAAAAACAGCTTGGATTATTATTGGTGTAATTATTCTATTCCTACTTGGCACTATCTGGAGCAATTCACATGTAACTGTAGACAAAGTGACAATTGCTCATAATCGTTTACCAGCAGCATTTGATAACTTTAAAATTTTGCAGATTTCTGATTTAAAAGGAAAGGAATTTGGAAACAATCAAAAAAAACTAGTGAATGTAATAAAAAAACAGCAATATGATGCAGTTGTTTTCACAGGAGACTATATTTCCGAAGAAGAAGAGAATTTGCAGCCGCTTGAAAGCTTATTAAAGGGAATGCCGAAAAATAACGACATGTATTATATTTTAGGTGATAAGGATGGAGATAACAGTACGGCTGCATTGAAAAAGGGTGACCGTTTTTATGATTTGTTTACAAAATATAATGTCAAGCCACTCTATCCAGGGATGGAGATTAAGAAGGGAGGAGACTCGATTTGGTTAAAAACAAATCCGTATGTTGGCATGAATGAAGTAGGAGCAGGTGATATTTCAAGTCAATTGTTAGAAGAAAAAGAAGCGTTTGAAGCTCGACTTAAGGAGCAGCAAGACCCCTTTACGGTTGAAATATCCCACCGTGCCACAGAAATTGATTATGAAGATCCGTATCTGCATGAATATCGGACAACAACATTAAATGATGCAGACAAAGAATGGAGACAATGGGATGTCAGTCTTAACGGTCATACGCTTGGAGGACAATTCAAATTGCCGATTATCGGTCCGCTGTATGCTCCGAATTTTGGCTTATTTCCTGGTAAAGTGAACGTAACAGGTGTGCATACGGTTGATAATCATACCCAATATATAAATAACGGATTAGGTGTAAGTGGACCTTGGTTTGCACAATTTCGTCTGTTTAATACACCGAGCATTGGGTTAATCACTTTAAAAGCAAAGTAA
- a CDS encoding YolD-like family protein, producing the protein MIRDRGAIKWTAMMLPEHVQSVKEALAEDKKLTQPILDEDQIREMELLILESMEHGWSLHCEVFKNGEIRHVSGHVVYIDHLKQEIRIQDDSDNIHPIPFRSLVNIQKD; encoded by the coding sequence ATGATACGAGACAGAGGGGCGATTAAATGGACAGCAATGATGCTGCCAGAGCATGTCCAAAGCGTTAAAGAAGCGCTGGCAGAAGATAAGAAACTAACCCAGCCTATCCTTGACGAGGACCAGATCCGCGAAATGGAGCTGCTTATCCTTGAAAGCATGGAACACGGCTGGAGCCTTCATTGTGAGGTTTTCAAAAATGGTGAAATCCGGCATGTCAGCGGCCATGTCGTATATATTGATCATCTGAAACAGGAAATTCGCATACAGGATGATTCAGACAATATTCATCCGATTCCTTTCCGCAGCTTAGTAAACATTCAAAAAGATTAA